Proteins from a genomic interval of Schistosoma mansoni strain Puerto Rico chromosome 2, complete genome:
- a CDS encoding putative emx homeobox protein, with protein MIDNNCGQNVFQDLNEIAKLDHSNISLTNYDNFIKNSMGRNVLITSDSRKPKRIRTAFSPAQLFQLESAFEKNHYVVGQERKDLATDLNLTETQVKVWFQNRRTKYKRLHTDGKEILSDSNSKDQKSLSDDDEDSDGDGDDNDDDEEDDELVKRDEGEDNVLIESIHQNQNNLKFENETLSKHSISESSKRINVNTFSIQNPYSFTENKQFTPSKECQQYIDHSKLNNPLGSQIINDLSEKSKINDYTKYAWNSLKQIHDNLNIDNGIERKQSSMLHSSQHLLNTVNQNLNYLQHSCR; from the exons ATAATTTTATTAAGAATTCAATGGGTCGTAACGTTTTGATTACATCTGATAGTAGGAAACCAAAACGAATACGTACAGCTTTTTCACCAGCTCAACTATTTCAATTAGAAAGTGCAtttgaaaaaaatcattatGTTGTAGGACAAGAACGTAAAGATTTAGCTACTGATTTAAATCTAACTGAAACTCAA GTAAAAGTATGGTTTCAGAATCGTCGAACAAAATATAAACGTTTGCATACAGATGGTAAAGAAATTCTAAGCGATTCAAATTCCAAAGACCAAAAATCATTATCAGATGACGATGAAGATAGTGATGGGGATGgtgatgacaatgatgatgatgaggaggatgaTGAGTTAGTTAAAAGAGATGAAGGTGAAGATAATGTTTTAATTGAGTCTATTCATCAGaatcaaaataatttgaaattcgAGAATGAAACACTTTCAAAGCATTCAATTTCTGAATCTTCTAAAAGAATCAATGTCAATACATTCTCAATACAAAATCCTTATTCTTTCACAGAAAATAAACAGTTTACACCTTCAAAAGAATGTCAACAATATATTGATCATTCAAAGTTAAACAATCCTTTAGGAAgtcaaataataaatgatttatcaGAAAAATCCAAAATAAATGATTATACAAAATATGCATggaattcattaaaacaaatacatGACAATTTAAATATAGACAATGGAATAGAACGTAAACAATCATCTATGTTACATTCATCACAACATTTATTAAATACAGTGAatcaaaatttaaattatttacaacaTTCTTGtagataa